The following coding sequences are from one Lolium rigidum isolate FL_2022 chromosome 6, APGP_CSIRO_Lrig_0.1, whole genome shotgun sequence window:
- the LOC124659259 gene encoding peroxisomal membrane protein PEX14-like isoform X2 — MAAQSPSSSPQDGADGSGGGGSSDNLVFQAPQAVREDYIQNAVKFLAHPKVKGSPVSYRYSFLEKKGLTKDEIEEAFRRVPDPQPNSTDATAVVSQQASNPNQSAVVQPYTSVQSPLATTGSVTTGHIVPQTRTQFSWFHTLLGAGIFLGFGASSVVIIKNVFLPRLKSWTRRVVSEGDENADNELKSKLYDEIKKSMEASSSAFSAIAKTNQELLASKDEDKKILVKLTEALDYQAEVLKSLSETLNQTRENRFSQYNMLEEHVQPGPWNGPTTNSWRASQQTNMYNMTPNGDFDLGRQSFLPLPAESTSGSFPRSYVERVPRPGYGFQPQMGNDRSNPGMREGYYGSPPYYSGGSNPVEAPAPVPTPTPVPTPVVEESPFQRRWVPPQPPGVAMPEAAAAIRQPRSLPRQESQPEAGAADASRPSASTGGEQMDGGTSGAADVGSPSSSAAAAGTMDGGTNGVNGEGAEAA; from the exons ATGGCCGCGCAGTCGCCCAGCTCCTCGCCGCAAG ATGGCGCAGATGGTTCTGGCGGGGGTGGGTCGTCCGACAATCTTGTATTTCAAGCCCCACAGGCAGTACGGGAGGATTACATACAGAATGCTGTCAAGTTTCTCGCGCATCCAAAGGTGAAGGGTTCTCCAGTATCTTACAGGTACTCTTTCTTGGAAAAGAAGGGCCTCACCAAGGACGAAATTGAGGAGGCCTTTCGTCGTGTTCCT GATCCACAGCCAAACAGTACAGATGCTACAGCAGTTGTTTCACAACAAG CAAGTAACCCAAATCAATCTGCTGTGGTGCAACCTTACACATCAGTTCAATCACCACTAGCAACTACTGGCTCTGTCACCACTGGTCATATCGTCCCACAAACGCGGACACAATTTAGCTGGTTCCATACACTACTAGGGGCTGGTATTTTTCTTGGATTTGGAGCTAGTTCTGTTGTCATCATCAAG AATGTGTTCCTTCCTAGGCTAAAATCTTGGACCCGTAGAGTTGTTTCTGAAGGAGATGAAAATGCAGACAATGAACTGAAATCCAAGCTTTATGATGAAATTAAAAAGTCTATGGAAGCTTCCTCATCAGCCTTTTCTGCTATTGccaaaacaaaccaagaattGCTGGCTTCAAAGGACGAAG ATAAGAAGATACTTGTCAAGTTAACGGAAGCATTGGATTATCAGGCAGAGGTGTTGAAATCCTTGAGTGAGACCTTAAATCAGACAAGGGAGAATCGGTTTTCACAATACAATATGTTGGAAGAGCATGTTCAACCTGGACCATGGAATG GTCCAACCACCAATTCATGGAGAGCTTCCCAG CAAACCAATATGTACAACATGACTCCAAATGGTGATTTTGACTTGG GAAGGCAGTCGTTCCTGCCATTACCCGCGGAATCTACATCAGGATCATTTCCAAGATCTTATGTTGAG CGGGTGCCGAGGCCTGGATATGGGTTCCAGCCCCAGATGGGCAATGACAGATCAAACCCAGGTATGCGGGAGGGCTACTACGGTTCTCCTCCGTACTACTCTGGGGGCAGCAATCCAGTTGAAGCTCCAGCACCagtaccaacaccaacaccagtaCCAACACCAGTTGTAGAGGAAAGCCCCTTCCAGCGTCGTTGGGTTCCCCCGCAGCCACCGGGCGTTGCCATGCCGGAGGCCGCGGCCGCTATTCGGCAGCCAAGGTCCCTTCCAAGACAAGAGTCACAGCCAGAGGCCGGTGCTGCTGATGCTTCGAGACCGTCTGCCTCCACAGGCGGTGAGCAGATGGACGGTGGAACTTCTGGTGCTGCGGATGTCGGGTCGCCAAGTAgcagtgctgctgctgctggaacCATGGACGGAGGGACCAATGGTGTGAATGGTGAAGGGGCCGAAGCCGCTTAA
- the LOC124659259 gene encoding peroxisomal membrane protein PEX14-like isoform X1, translating into MAAQSPSSSPQDGADGSGGGGSSDNLVFQAPQAVREDYIQNAVKFLAHPKVKGSPVSYRYSFLEKKGLTKDEIEEAFRRVPDPQPNSTDATAVVSQQASNPNQSAVVQPYTSVQSPLATTGSVTTGHIVPQTRTQFSWFHTLLGAGIFLGFGASSVVIIKNVFLPRLKSWTRRVVSEGDENADNELKSKLYDEIKKSMEASSSAFSAIAKTNQELLASKDEDKKILVKLTEALDYQAEVLKSLSETLNQTRENRFSQYNMLEEHVQPGPWNGPTTNSWRASQQTNMYNMTPNGDFDLGRQSFLPLPAESTSGSFPRSYVEQRVPRPGYGFQPQMGNDRSNPGMREGYYGSPPYYSGGSNPVEAPAPVPTPTPVPTPVVEESPFQRRWVPPQPPGVAMPEAAAAIRQPRSLPRQESQPEAGAADASRPSASTGGEQMDGGTSGAADVGSPSSSAAAAGTMDGGTNGVNGEGAEAA; encoded by the exons ATGGCCGCGCAGTCGCCCAGCTCCTCGCCGCAAG ATGGCGCAGATGGTTCTGGCGGGGGTGGGTCGTCCGACAATCTTGTATTTCAAGCCCCACAGGCAGTACGGGAGGATTACATACAGAATGCTGTCAAGTTTCTCGCGCATCCAAAGGTGAAGGGTTCTCCAGTATCTTACAGGTACTCTTTCTTGGAAAAGAAGGGCCTCACCAAGGACGAAATTGAGGAGGCCTTTCGTCGTGTTCCT GATCCACAGCCAAACAGTACAGATGCTACAGCAGTTGTTTCACAACAAG CAAGTAACCCAAATCAATCTGCTGTGGTGCAACCTTACACATCAGTTCAATCACCACTAGCAACTACTGGCTCTGTCACCACTGGTCATATCGTCCCACAAACGCGGACACAATTTAGCTGGTTCCATACACTACTAGGGGCTGGTATTTTTCTTGGATTTGGAGCTAGTTCTGTTGTCATCATCAAG AATGTGTTCCTTCCTAGGCTAAAATCTTGGACCCGTAGAGTTGTTTCTGAAGGAGATGAAAATGCAGACAATGAACTGAAATCCAAGCTTTATGATGAAATTAAAAAGTCTATGGAAGCTTCCTCATCAGCCTTTTCTGCTATTGccaaaacaaaccaagaattGCTGGCTTCAAAGGACGAAG ATAAGAAGATACTTGTCAAGTTAACGGAAGCATTGGATTATCAGGCAGAGGTGTTGAAATCCTTGAGTGAGACCTTAAATCAGACAAGGGAGAATCGGTTTTCACAATACAATATGTTGGAAGAGCATGTTCAACCTGGACCATGGAATG GTCCAACCACCAATTCATGGAGAGCTTCCCAG CAAACCAATATGTACAACATGACTCCAAATGGTGATTTTGACTTGG GAAGGCAGTCGTTCCTGCCATTACCCGCGGAATCTACATCAGGATCATTTCCAAGATCTTATGTTGAG CAGCGGGTGCCGAGGCCTGGATATGGGTTCCAGCCCCAGATGGGCAATGACAGATCAAACCCAGGTATGCGGGAGGGCTACTACGGTTCTCCTCCGTACTACTCTGGGGGCAGCAATCCAGTTGAAGCTCCAGCACCagtaccaacaccaacaccagtaCCAACACCAGTTGTAGAGGAAAGCCCCTTCCAGCGTCGTTGGGTTCCCCCGCAGCCACCGGGCGTTGCCATGCCGGAGGCCGCGGCCGCTATTCGGCAGCCAAGGTCCCTTCCAAGACAAGAGTCACAGCCAGAGGCCGGTGCTGCTGATGCTTCGAGACCGTCTGCCTCCACAGGCGGTGAGCAGATGGACGGTGGAACTTCTGGTGCTGCGGATGTCGGGTCGCCAAGTAgcagtgctgctgctgctggaacCATGGACGGAGGGACCAATGGTGTGAATGGTGAAGGGGCCGAAGCCGCTTAA